A genomic region of Micromonospora sp. NBC_01796 contains the following coding sequences:
- a CDS encoding HAD family hydrolase, which produces MEIDKPAGVLFDVDGTLVDTAYLHTVSWWEALRQADQEIPMAAIHRALGMGSERLLQHLLGPERDRDADERIRYGHDSLFAEFWDRLRPLPGAAELLRACSARGLRVVLATSATERELAALRAALLADDVIDGITSVTDPDVRGSGPDLLAAALDRAGLDRSRVVFVGDSVWDVAAAGDLDIPCIALTCGGTGRSELAGAGAAAIFDDPAALLAGLSDSPVAALG; this is translated from the coding sequence ATGGAGATCGACAAACCCGCAGGGGTGTTGTTCGACGTTGACGGCACGCTCGTCGACACCGCCTATCTGCACACCGTGAGCTGGTGGGAGGCACTGCGCCAGGCCGACCAGGAGATCCCGATGGCGGCCATCCACCGCGCCCTCGGTATGGGCTCCGAGCGGTTGCTGCAACACCTGCTCGGCCCGGAACGCGACCGGGACGCCGACGAGCGGATCCGGTACGGCCACGACAGCCTCTTCGCCGAGTTCTGGGACCGGCTGCGTCCCCTGCCCGGTGCGGCGGAGCTCCTCCGGGCCTGTTCCGCGCGTGGGCTACGGGTGGTGCTGGCCACCTCGGCGACCGAACGTGAGCTGGCCGCGCTCCGCGCCGCCCTGCTCGCCGACGACGTGATCGACGGCATCACCTCGGTCACCGACCCCGACGTGCGGGGGTCGGGTCCCGATCTGTTGGCGGCGGCCCTGGATCGGGCCGGGCTGGACCGCAGCCGGGTGGTCTTCGTCGGCGACTCGGTCTGGGACGTCGCCGCCGCCGGTGACCTCGACATCCCGTGCATCGCGTTGACCTGCGGCGGGACCGGGCGCAGCGAACTCGCCGGGGCCGGCGCGGCGGCCATCTTCGACGACCCGGCGGCCCTGCTGGCGGGCCTGTCCGACTCGCCGGTCGCCGCCCTCGGCTAG
- a CDS encoding anti-sigma factor RsbA family regulatory protein: protein MTIVPRAVSRSGALRHEALFYRDDDDYVTGVRTFVEAGLASAEPVLVVVPEPRHEALRRAVEAIAVPRHAVEVPREAGDGDKPEVRYVDMATAGRNPGWIIPGILHAFLAEHPTTRVRIVVEPIWPGRAAVAYPRCVQHEALVNLALGDEPASILCPYDAVALNADVIADAASTHPVLIRAGVPQGSAGYGSPEAVVDAFNRPLSEPPLTPSTLLFDRAGMAGMRALVAALAGEAGLAPDRVADLRLATNEIATNAVVHGGEPAVLRVWAEPTGMVCEVIGTSVLTNRLAGLLPAAPTSEQGRGLLLVNHLCDLVHVHTTDESTTVRLHMNW from the coding sequence ATGACCATTGTGCCGCGCGCCGTGTCCCGATCCGGTGCCCTGCGCCACGAAGCCCTCTTCTACCGCGACGACGACGACTACGTCACCGGCGTACGGACGTTCGTCGAGGCCGGGCTGGCCTCGGCCGAGCCGGTCCTGGTCGTCGTTCCGGAACCCCGACACGAGGCGCTGCGCCGGGCGGTCGAGGCGATCGCTGTCCCGCGCCACGCGGTCGAGGTGCCGCGCGAGGCGGGCGACGGCGACAAGCCCGAGGTGCGGTACGTCGACATGGCCACCGCCGGGCGCAATCCGGGCTGGATCATCCCCGGCATCCTGCACGCCTTCCTCGCCGAGCACCCGACCACCCGGGTACGGATCGTCGTCGAGCCGATCTGGCCGGGCCGGGCAGCGGTCGCGTACCCCCGCTGTGTGCAGCACGAGGCGCTGGTGAACCTGGCCCTGGGCGACGAGCCGGCCAGCATCCTGTGCCCGTACGACGCGGTCGCGCTGAACGCCGACGTGATCGCGGACGCGGCCAGCACCCATCCGGTGCTGATCCGGGCCGGTGTACCCCAGGGCAGCGCCGGTTACGGCAGCCCCGAGGCGGTGGTCGACGCGTTCAACCGGCCGTTGTCCGAGCCGCCGCTGACCCCGTCGACCCTGCTGTTCGACCGGGCCGGGATGGCCGGGATGCGGGCCCTGGTCGCCGCGCTCGCCGGTGAGGCCGGTCTCGCCCCGGACCGGGTCGCCGACCTGCGGCTCGCCACGAACGAGATCGCCACCAACGCGGTCGTGCACGGCGGTGAACCGGCGGTCCTGCGGGTCTGGGCCGAGCCGACCGGCATGGTCTGCGAGGTCATCGGCACCAGCGTGCTGACCAACCGGCTCGCCGGTCTCCTGCCCGCGGCGCCCACCAGCGAACAGGGGCGGGGCCTGCTGCTGGTCAACCACCTCTGCGACCTGGTCCACGTGCACACCACCGACGAGTCGACCACCGTACGCCTGCACATGAACTGGTGA
- a CDS encoding OsmC family protein — translation MPRTSHRYPLTLTWTGDRGSGTADYRAYGRSHEVTGPGLPPLLGSADPTFRGEADRWNPEQLLVAALSQCHLLAYLHVCAVAGVVVTGYVDQPEGVLTRTSGGGGHFTEVVLRPRVTVAAADQVDRARELHREANRQCFIANSVNFPVRHEPVILLS, via the coding sequence GTGCCCAGAACATCGCACCGCTACCCGCTGACGCTCACCTGGACCGGGGACCGGGGCAGCGGCACCGCCGACTACCGCGCGTACGGCCGGTCCCACGAGGTGACCGGGCCGGGTCTGCCGCCGCTGCTCGGTTCGGCCGATCCGACCTTCCGTGGCGAGGCCGACCGGTGGAATCCCGAACAGTTGCTGGTCGCCGCGCTGTCCCAGTGCCACCTGCTGGCGTACCTGCACGTCTGTGCGGTGGCGGGGGTGGTGGTCACCGGTTACGTGGACCAGCCGGAGGGGGTCCTCACCCGTACCTCGGGTGGGGGTGGGCACTTTACCGAGGTGGTGCTCCGGCCCCGGGTCACGGTGGCCGCCGCCGACCAGGTCGACCGGGCGCGGGAGTTGCACCGGGAGGCCAACCGGCAGTGTTTCATCGCCAACTCCGTCAACTTCCCGGTACGCCACGAGCCGGTGATCCTGCTGTCCTGA
- a CDS encoding DUF2795 domain-containing protein: MDRGNSKHGPRLDDEMSREVASTVNNTAGSRAEEWREPEPAGEDQPGSTRAPSADTRSGAPAGMTSVEVEERSRLGRFISLSALPGDRDALRRSAENNEAPDEILAQLDQLPPDTEFRTVSEVWAVLGHPNETQRW; encoded by the coding sequence ATGGACCGGGGCAACAGCAAACACGGACCGCGGCTCGACGACGAGATGAGCCGGGAGGTCGCCAGCACGGTGAACAACACCGCCGGCTCCCGAGCCGAGGAGTGGCGTGAGCCGGAGCCCGCTGGCGAGGACCAGCCGGGCTCGACCAGGGCGCCGAGTGCCGACACCCGCTCCGGGGCGCCCGCGGGCATGACCTCGGTCGAGGTCGAGGAGCGCAGCCGGCTGGGCCGTTTCATCAGCCTGTCCGCGCTGCCCGGTGACCGGGACGCGTTGCGCCGCAGCGCGGAGAACAACGAGGCGCCGGACGAGATACTCGCCCAGTTGGACCAACTGCCCCCGGACACCGAGTTCCGTACGGTCTCCGAGGTCTGGGCGGTGCTCGGGCATCCGAACGAGACACAGCGCTGGTGA
- a CDS encoding ChaB family protein — translation MPGREVLPSTLQRSPDKAQDTWVKTHDSAVETYGEGERAHRTAYAAVKHSFEKVGDHWEQKENGHRGPSDEQAAGGGPARRAPTAGGVDANATKDHLLEVAKKLDVRGRARMNKSELVGAIQKANNRETARARKK, via the coding sequence ATGCCGGGACGTGAGGTGCTTCCGAGTACGTTGCAACGCTCGCCGGACAAGGCCCAGGACACGTGGGTGAAAACCCACGATTCGGCGGTGGAGACGTACGGCGAGGGCGAACGGGCACACCGGACCGCGTACGCGGCGGTGAAGCACTCGTTCGAGAAGGTCGGCGACCACTGGGAGCAGAAGGAGAACGGGCACCGGGGCCCGAGCGACGAGCAGGCCGCCGGTGGTGGACCGGCCCGTCGGGCACCCACCGCGGGTGGTGTCGACGCGAACGCCACGAAGGACCACCTGCTGGAGGTGGCGAAGAAACTCGACGTGCGGGGCCGGGCCCGGATGAACAAGTCCGAGCTGGTGGGCGCGATCCAGAAGGCGAACAACCGGGAGACCGCACGGGCCCGGAAAAAGTAG
- a CDS encoding mechanosensitive ion channel family protein, protein MPGILAVRQVEVATELTEIWNSVLLFVPRLIGCAGILMLGWLLARFVLRMAIRLLDRFGFDQVVQRGGLGRLVARTRYRPATVLARVAYYLLLLFTLRLAFAIWGPNPAHDLVEAVVGWLPQAFVALVVVAVSVVIANAVHDLITDALGRVSYGRLLADVVSLLVIALGVIAAFVQTGVARVVTVPVLVTLLATVAGILIVGVGGGLVGPMRVRWEEWLRRVADEARQRRARAEAYPRGTDPGSPYAEPAVTARASVPPLTGATSAVPTLADPTLADVPTSPAPDGLLGSYEPASSGPTGGYDPATDGLNAYEPLSDGISTPYEPLPDTLTAGYEPLPDGISTAYEPLPDGISTAYEPLPDVLAAGYEVAPEGLASVAPSTDGVPAYQPNPLTEGAASHPSDLLTPAPERPTGGADEASR, encoded by the coding sequence ATGCCGGGAATCCTCGCGGTACGGCAGGTCGAAGTCGCCACCGAGCTGACCGAGATCTGGAATTCGGTGCTGCTGTTCGTGCCCCGACTGATCGGGTGCGCGGGCATCCTGATGCTCGGCTGGCTGCTGGCCCGGTTCGTCCTGCGGATGGCGATCAGGCTGCTCGACCGGTTCGGCTTCGACCAGGTCGTCCAGCGTGGCGGGCTGGGGCGGCTGGTGGCCCGTACCCGGTACCGGCCGGCCACCGTCCTCGCCCGGGTGGCGTACTACCTGTTGCTGCTGTTCACCCTGCGGCTGGCGTTCGCGATCTGGGGTCCCAACCCGGCACACGACCTGGTCGAAGCCGTGGTCGGCTGGCTGCCGCAGGCCTTCGTCGCGCTCGTGGTGGTGGCGGTCTCCGTGGTCATCGCCAACGCGGTGCACGACCTGATCACCGACGCGCTGGGCCGGGTCTCCTACGGCCGGCTCCTGGCCGACGTGGTGTCGCTCCTGGTCATCGCACTAGGGGTGATCGCCGCGTTCGTGCAGACCGGGGTGGCCCGGGTGGTCACCGTGCCGGTCCTCGTCACCCTGCTCGCCACCGTGGCCGGCATCCTGATCGTCGGTGTCGGCGGGGGTCTGGTCGGCCCGATGCGGGTGCGCTGGGAGGAGTGGCTGCGGCGGGTGGCCGACGAGGCCCGGCAGCGTCGGGCACGTGCCGAGGCGTACCCGCGCGGCACGGACCCCGGTTCGCCGTACGCCGAGCCGGCGGTCACCGCCCGTGCGTCGGTCCCGCCACTGACCGGAGCCACCTCGGCCGTCCCCACCCTGGCCGATCCCACCCTGGCCGACGTGCCGACCTCGCCGGCCCCGGACGGCCTGCTGGGCTCGTACGAGCCGGCCTCGTCCGGTCCGACCGGCGGGTACGACCCCGCGACGGACGGGCTGAACGCCTACGAGCCGCTGTCGGACGGGATCTCGACCCCGTACGAGCCGCTTCCGGACACGCTCACGGCCGGCTACGAGCCGTTGCCGGACGGGATTTCGACCGCGTACGAGCCGTTGCCGGACGGGATCTCGACCGCGTACGAGCCGTTGCCGGACGTGCTGGCGGCCGGGTACGAGGTGGCGCCGGAGGGGCTGGCCTCGGTGGCACCGTCAACGGACGGCGTGCCCGCCTACCAGCCGAACCCGCTCACGGAAGGTGCCGCCAGCCACCCGTCCGACCTGCTGACGCCGGCCCCCGAGCGGCCCACCGGCGGCGCCGACGAGGCGTCCCGGTAG
- a CDS encoding SpoIIE family protein phosphatase — protein MPGSVGRVPAPPSRRTGLSPTPESSREPDAGIRWADTPLGPADRWDPALRAVVDLVLSASVPMTLAYGDDLTLIYNDGYAQLIGGKHPGAFGRPAAEVFREIWHLPGVGDEIERVYRTGTSYLEKEGQLPAEPGEPDHADQVVFTRGYSPVRDGEGRIIGTLVIAVESTQVTRRLQSLSELASALSGTLTLDDVARAALRYALESFDADQVAFGVDDGVDWRGVRRVRGELLDEADERLPPLWRTYPPESPAPLIGTAIAGTPRYWNNGQPLLPTATDRHDEKIQALAALPLRTVSLRGALTVGYRSPHPWSPAERALLTAAAELVAQAAERARRFENQHGTAQLLQRSMLPENLPDLPRLRLAARYDTGVDGNAAGGDFYDAFRLSGGRLAVVLGDVAGHDVHAAAMMGQVRAALRALALSDPDPAAVLSGLDRLVESLGTDARRDELFVTVVYGVIEPATGLMTLASAGHPAPLLRRAPAGGPVTAEYLEVHPGVPLGLGGHRPTSTLPFLPGDTLLLFSDGVVERRQQSLTDGFTALATAVASAAVSDPRTLCAVASGAVPGSSEDDAAVLAVEHALTPSRSAAFEVPAEPTAPGRVRQWLTTQLTTWQVAESVIGAAVLCTSELTTNALLHAGTAARVEIDLSPERLLVSVADQGTRGTVTRARTDTLSSRGRGLGLIEQLSDAWGTDPTVRGSTVWFEILTAEGDPDVHR, from the coding sequence ATGCCAGGCTCGGTCGGGCGGGTTCCCGCTCCCCCCTCCCGGCGGACCGGTCTGTCCCCGACGCCCGAATCATCCCGGGAGCCCGACGCGGGGATCCGATGGGCGGACACGCCCCTGGGGCCAGCCGACCGGTGGGACCCGGCCCTGCGTGCGGTGGTCGACCTGGTGCTCTCCGCGTCCGTGCCGATGACCCTCGCGTACGGCGACGACCTCACGCTGATCTACAACGACGGCTACGCGCAACTCATCGGTGGCAAGCACCCGGGCGCGTTCGGCCGTCCCGCCGCCGAGGTCTTCCGCGAGATATGGCACCTGCCCGGCGTGGGTGACGAGATCGAACGGGTCTACCGCACCGGCACGAGCTACCTGGAGAAGGAAGGCCAGCTACCGGCGGAGCCCGGCGAGCCGGACCACGCCGACCAGGTGGTCTTCACCCGGGGTTACTCGCCGGTCCGGGACGGCGAGGGACGGATCATCGGCACCCTGGTCATCGCCGTCGAGAGCACCCAGGTCACCCGGCGGCTACAGAGCCTCAGCGAGCTGGCCAGCGCGCTGTCGGGCACCCTCACCCTGGACGATGTGGCCCGGGCAGCCCTGCGGTACGCCCTGGAGTCGTTCGACGCCGACCAGGTCGCGTTCGGTGTGGACGACGGGGTCGACTGGCGCGGCGTACGGCGGGTCCGGGGCGAACTGCTCGACGAGGCCGACGAACGCCTCCCCCCGCTGTGGCGTACGTACCCGCCGGAGTCCCCCGCCCCGCTGATCGGCACCGCCATCGCCGGGACCCCGCGCTACTGGAACAACGGTCAGCCGCTGCTGCCGACCGCCACCGACCGGCACGACGAGAAGATCCAGGCGCTGGCCGCGCTGCCGCTGCGTACCGTGTCGCTGCGCGGGGCGCTGACGGTCGGCTACCGCAGCCCCCATCCGTGGTCACCGGCGGAGCGGGCACTGCTGACCGCCGCGGCGGAACTGGTGGCCCAGGCCGCCGAGCGGGCCCGCCGGTTCGAGAACCAGCACGGCACCGCCCAACTGCTGCAACGCAGCATGCTGCCGGAGAACCTGCCCGACCTGCCGAGGCTGCGGCTGGCCGCCCGGTACGACACCGGGGTCGACGGCAACGCCGCCGGTGGCGACTTCTACGACGCCTTCCGGCTCAGCGGGGGCAGGTTGGCGGTGGTCCTCGGCGACGTGGCCGGGCACGACGTGCACGCCGCCGCGATGATGGGCCAGGTACGGGCCGCGCTGCGCGCCCTGGCGCTCAGCGACCCGGACCCGGCGGCAGTCCTGTCCGGCCTGGACCGGCTGGTGGAGAGCCTGGGCACCGACGCCCGGCGGGACGAGCTGTTCGTCACCGTGGTGTACGGGGTGATCGAACCCGCCACCGGGCTGATGACCCTGGCCAGTGCCGGTCACCCGGCCCCGCTGCTGCGCCGCGCCCCGGCCGGCGGGCCGGTCACCGCCGAGTATCTCGAGGTGCATCCGGGGGTGCCGCTGGGACTGGGCGGTCATCGCCCGACCAGCACCCTGCCCTTCCTGCCCGGTGACACGCTGCTGCTGTTCAGCGACGGGGTGGTGGAGCGGCGGCAGCAGAGCCTGACCGACGGGTTCACCGCCCTCGCCACCGCCGTCGCCTCGGCCGCCGTCAGCGACCCCCGTACGCTCTGCGCGGTTGCCAGTGGGGCGGTGCCGGGGTCGAGCGAGGACGACGCCGCGGTGCTGGCGGTCGAGCACGCGCTGACCCCGAGCCGCTCGGCGGCGTTCGAGGTGCCGGCCGAGCCGACCGCACCGGGGCGGGTCCGGCAGTGGCTGACCACCCAGCTCACCACCTGGCAGGTGGCCGAGTCGGTGATCGGTGCGGCGGTCCTCTGCACCAGCGAGCTGACCACCAACGCGCTGCTGCACGCCGGGACGGCGGCGCGGGTGGAGATCGATCTGAGCCCGGAGCGGCTGCTGGTGTCCGTGGCCGACCAGGGCACCCGGGGGACCGTGACCCGGGCCCGTACCGACACCCTGAGCAGTCGGGGGCGGGGACTCGGGCTGATCGAGCAGCTCAGCGACGCGTGGGGGACCGACCCGACCGTACGCGGTTCGACCGTCTGGTTCGAGATACTGACAGCGGAGGGTGATCCCGACGTACACAGGTAG
- a CDS encoding SRPBCC family protein — translation MSAVTESVDVAVPVRTAYDQWTQFEDFPRFMEGVEEVRQVSDTMTHWKVGIVGVEREFDARITEQLPDERVAWTSTNGTNQAGVVTFHRLDDGHTRVTLQLDFEPQGMTEKAGDKLGMVDRRIKGDMQRFKNFIEARGGVETGAWRGQVDRPQP, via the coding sequence ATGAGTGCGGTAACCGAATCCGTGGACGTGGCCGTCCCCGTACGGACCGCGTACGACCAGTGGACCCAGTTCGAGGACTTCCCCCGTTTCATGGAGGGAGTCGAGGAGGTCCGCCAGGTCTCCGACACGATGACCCACTGGAAGGTCGGGATCGTCGGGGTGGAACGTGAGTTCGACGCCCGGATCACCGAGCAGCTACCCGACGAGCGGGTGGCATGGACCTCCACGAACGGCACCAACCAGGCCGGCGTGGTGACCTTCCACCGGCTCGACGACGGGCACACCCGGGTCACCCTCCAGCTCGACTTCGAGCCGCAGGGCATGACCGAGAAGGCCGGCGACAAGCTCGGCATGGTGGACCGCCGGATCAAGGGCGACATGCAGCGGTTCAAGAACTTCATCGAGGCTCGCGGCGGTGTCGAGACCGGCGCCTGGCGTGGCCAGGTGGACCGGCCGCAGCCGTAG
- a CDS encoding aldehyde dehydrogenase family protein produces the protein MYEVQQLIDGVWSAAGETGDLLVIDPADNTEVTRVPEATEAHVAAAVKASRVAAAGWAATPAAARGAALHRVADLLESSADQLAEAQTAEMGRPIGLSRGGVEAGVGTLRQYAELGPIHRGQALAGNPEAIDLMAVQPRGVVAALTPWNDPVAVSCGLLGAALVTGNTVVFKPSERSPVSGWLLARLFAAHLPAGVLSLLTGGARVGASLAAQEVDVVAHVGSTATGRSIAATCAGTGAKALLENGGSDPLIVDDNVDPRWAAEQAALGAFTNSGQLCVAVERIYVLRGVADAFVDALVARAEALRVGPGRDPGTEVGPLVDRRQRATVDAQVRAAVADGARVRTGGSVPDGPGAFYPPTVLVDCTDEMAVMREETFGPVAPVLVVNSFDEALSRAAHSPYGLSASVLTGSMTHAQQAWRELPVGTVKINNVFGGAPGGAAHPRRGSGQGFGYGPELLDELTVTKVVHIAAPGGPAGRW, from the coding sequence ATGTACGAGGTGCAGCAGCTCATCGACGGGGTGTGGAGCGCGGCCGGCGAGACCGGTGACCTGCTGGTCATCGATCCGGCCGACAACACCGAGGTGACCCGGGTTCCGGAGGCCACCGAGGCGCACGTGGCGGCGGCGGTGAAGGCGAGTCGGGTCGCCGCCGCCGGTTGGGCCGCCACTCCGGCGGCGGCACGGGGTGCCGCCCTGCACCGGGTGGCGGATCTGCTGGAGTCCTCCGCCGATCAACTCGCGGAGGCACAGACCGCCGAAATGGGACGTCCGATCGGGCTGTCCCGGGGCGGGGTGGAGGCCGGTGTCGGCACCCTGCGCCAGTACGCCGAACTCGGCCCGATCCACCGTGGTCAGGCGCTCGCCGGCAACCCCGAGGCGATCGACCTGATGGCGGTGCAGCCCCGGGGCGTGGTGGCGGCGCTGACGCCGTGGAACGACCCGGTGGCGGTCTCCTGCGGCCTGCTCGGGGCCGCCCTGGTCACCGGCAACACGGTGGTCTTCAAGCCGAGTGAACGCAGCCCGGTGAGCGGCTGGTTACTGGCCCGACTCTTCGCCGCACACCTGCCCGCGGGCGTCCTGTCCCTGCTCACCGGGGGTGCCCGGGTCGGTGCCTCGCTGGCCGCCCAGGAGGTCGACGTGGTCGCCCACGTCGGTTCCACCGCCACCGGGCGGTCGATCGCCGCGACCTGTGCCGGCACCGGGGCGAAGGCGCTGCTGGAGAACGGCGGGAGCGACCCGCTCATCGTGGACGACAACGTCGACCCGCGCTGGGCCGCCGAGCAGGCCGCCCTGGGCGCGTTCACCAACTCGGGTCAGCTCTGCGTCGCGGTCGAGCGGATCTACGTACTGCGGGGGGTCGCGGACGCGTTCGTCGACGCGCTGGTGGCGCGGGCGGAGGCGCTGCGGGTCGGACCTGGACGCGATCCGGGTACGGAGGTCGGTCCGCTGGTCGACCGCCGGCAGCGGGCCACGGTCGACGCCCAGGTGCGGGCGGCGGTCGCGGACGGGGCCCGGGTACGCACCGGCGGAAGTGTGCCGGACGGGCCGGGGGCGTTCTACCCGCCCACCGTGCTGGTCGACTGCACCGACGAGATGGCGGTTATGCGGGAGGAGACCTTCGGCCCGGTCGCCCCGGTACTGGTGGTGAACTCGTTCGACGAGGCCCTGTCGCGAGCCGCGCACTCGCCGTACGGGTTGTCGGCGAGCGTGCTGACCGGGTCGATGACCCACGCGCAGCAGGCCTGGCGGGAGCTTCCGGTCGGCACCGTGAAGATCAACAATGTGTTCGGTGGGGCACCCGGCGGCGCCGCCCACCCCCGCCGGGGCAGCGGCCAGGGCTTCGGGTACGGCCCTGAGCTGCTCGACGAGCTGACCGTGACGAAGGTGGTGCACATCGCCGCGCCGGGCGGACCCGCCGGGCGCTGGTGA
- a CDS encoding MFS transporter, translating into MPNRPRPALLILAYLAFVSLGLPDGLLGVGWPSIRAAFGVPTEAVGLLLTAGTIGYLTSSVAAGFTLARVGVGWLLAGSTALASIALTGYALAPVLTVMIVSALVLGLGSGAVDSGLNAYAASAFGPRHMNWLHAFFGLGVALGPLIMTSAISAGLSWRWGYGIVASAQVLLALAFVLTVRAWDRRTVTPDGTSEHAAGPTRLPIAATLALPAVWTGALAFAVYVGVEVGAGLWAFLLLTEGRHVSATVAGICVSIYWGSLFVGRVVQGLVAERLGSVAVLRGSLIGMAVGAALVAVPGPGALAVTGLAIIGFAAAPVFPLLTLTTADRVGVAHADRTIGLQIGAAGLGGALLPAGIGVLLSRLGVETLGPSLLVLSLILLGLYLASTRRARTRTVPA; encoded by the coding sequence GTGCCAAACCGCCCCCGCCCCGCCCTGCTCATCCTGGCCTACCTGGCCTTCGTCAGCCTCGGCCTGCCCGACGGCCTGCTCGGCGTCGGCTGGCCGTCGATCCGCGCCGCCTTCGGGGTGCCGACCGAAGCCGTCGGGCTCCTGCTCACCGCCGGCACGATCGGTTACCTGACGTCGAGCGTCGCGGCCGGTTTCACCCTCGCCCGGGTCGGGGTCGGGTGGCTACTGGCCGGCAGCACCGCGCTGGCCAGCATCGCCCTGACCGGGTACGCGCTGGCGCCCGTACTGACCGTCATGATCGTCAGCGCGCTGGTGCTGGGGCTCGGCTCCGGTGCGGTCGACTCCGGGCTCAACGCGTACGCGGCGAGCGCCTTCGGGCCCCGACACATGAACTGGCTGCACGCGTTCTTCGGCCTCGGGGTGGCCCTCGGCCCGTTGATCATGACGAGTGCGATCAGTGCCGGACTCTCCTGGCGCTGGGGGTACGGCATCGTCGCCAGCGCTCAGGTCCTGCTCGCCCTCGCGTTCGTGCTCACCGTACGGGCCTGGGACCGCCGCACGGTGACGCCGGACGGGACGTCGGAGCACGCAGCCGGACCGACCCGGCTACCGATCGCCGCCACCCTCGCCCTGCCGGCGGTCTGGACCGGGGCCCTGGCGTTCGCCGTCTACGTCGGCGTCGAGGTGGGCGCCGGACTCTGGGCCTTCCTGTTGCTCACCGAGGGACGTCACGTCAGCGCGACGGTCGCCGGCATCTGCGTCTCGATCTACTGGGGCAGCCTGTTCGTCGGGCGAGTCGTGCAGGGGCTGGTCGCCGAACGGTTGGGCAGCGTCGCGGTGCTCCGGGGCAGCCTGATCGGGATGGCCGTGGGTGCGGCGCTGGTCGCCGTACCGGGGCCGGGCGCACTGGCGGTGACCGGGCTCGCCATCATCGGCTTCGCCGCGGCCCCGGTTTTCCCGCTGCTCACCCTGACCACGGCCGACCGGGTCGGCGTCGCGCACGCGGACCGGACGATCGGCCTGCAGATCGGCGCCGCCGGTCTCGGCGGCGCCCTGCTCCCGGCCGGAATCGGGGTCCTGCTCAGCCGGCTCGGCGTCGAGACGCTCGGGCCGTCCCTACTGGTGCTCTCGCTGATCCTGCTCGGTCTCTACCTCGCCTCCACCCGCCGGGCACGCACCCGGACCGTCCCGGCCTGA